The Heteronotia binoei isolate CCM8104 ecotype False Entrance Well chromosome 6, APGP_CSIRO_Hbin_v1, whole genome shotgun sequence genomic sequence ttgtggacgccaccacctcctgtggcagtgaattccacatattaatcactctttgggtgaagaagtacttccttttatctgttttaacctggctgctcagcaatttcattgaatgcccacgagttcttgtattgtgagaaagggagaaaagtacttctctctctaccctctccatcccatgcataatcttgtaaacctctatcatgtcaccctgcagttgacatttctctaagctaaagagcccaagtgttttaacctttcttcatagggaaagtgttccaaaccttacaGAGAAGCATTActttgtatctctgccacccTATCTGTGTTTCACTTTGGTTACTTAATCCCcaagtaggggcaggggatcccctggtttggaggccctctccccgcttcagggtcttcagaaagcggggacgggggagggaaatgcctgctgggcactccatgattccttatggagaccgattcccataaagtataatggagaattgatgagcAGTTATCTGGGGATTggggagcctgttttttgaggctgaagcaccaaattttcacgaTAACATccatgactctcctcaaaacatcctccaagtttcaaaaggattggaccactgggtccagttctataagccccaaaagaaggtgcccctgtccttcattacttccaaaagagggaaggcatttaaaaagtgtgcagtccctttaaatctgatggccagaactccccttggagttcaatcgtgcttgtcacaaccttgttcctggctccacccccaatgtctctggcttaacccccgaagtccccagatatttcttgaactggacttggcaaccctaaattaagtGGAGAGTATGCAAGAAGCCAGGAAAAGGAAGACAATAAAttccggggagggcctccatgtTGGTCTGCTGCAACCAACAGAACCCCAAATCTTGCCTGAGACCCTTCGGGTAGACAGAAGGCGAAAGAGGTTTTGGCGAACTGGAGAACTGTAGAGCGACGTTCGCGGCCCAGCAGGGAGGGGAGCGAGGCTGGCTGCCGGACGCTGCTTCTCCGAGGGCAAGAGGgctaagggttgccaagtccaattcaataaatatctgggcactttgggggtggagccaagagcaagggtgtgacaaacacaattcaactccgaggggagttctggctatcacatttaaagggaccatacaccttttgaatgccttccctccaatgggaataacgaaggataggggctcagAATTgtactccttggtccaatctttttaaaacctgGGGAGTCTTTCGAGGAGATACTACGCTGCaattttggtgcatctacctcaaaagacacctcccccagagccccgcgGATCAATTATCCGTTATCCCCTAAGGAATCGTGGAGTGCCCGGCAGAGATTTCCTTccgcgccccccctcccctcccccgctctttctgatgaccctgaagcggggagagggcctccaacccgggggatcccctgcccccacctggggactggcaaccctacagagggCGCAGCGCCTGAAGGCCCGGTGAGGCCCTCCAGGGCCGGAGACTGTGGCGGGGCCACGGAGAGGGCGTCACGCCGCCGGCTGCCTCTTCTGTCTGGCTGGCTTCTGCCCTGAGGCGCGCTGAACTGGGCGTGGAGAAGCAGCCCAGGCGCCAGAAGAGCCGGGGCCTGGGCGGGAAGGGCCACCATGCGCCCGGGcagcctcctgctcctcctcctggcaGGGCTGGGGGGGCCAGAAGCGGGCAGGCTCCGGCGCTGCGGCTCGTCTCCCGCCTTGCCAGCCTACATGAGGGCGCTCTACCGGGGCGCCCTTCCCCGCGCGGACGTCGTCCGGAGCCTGCGGCCGCACGGTAAGCCGGCGGGGATTGCGCGCCTTCTTCTTGCGGGGTGGGACGGACCGCGGCAGGGGACGCTCACctggccaggaggaggaggagggcgctGAGCATCATCCTTTATTGGGGATGCAGGGAGTCGGGGCAGCCATGTCCACGCGTTACAGTGAAGGCAGCCGGTGGACACCTGTCTGGGGACTGCAATttgatagaacaaagtaggagtcaaggggcacctttaagaccaacagagctttatccagaatggaagctttcgtgtgctagaataaaataataaaacaaaactctgaataaaacttcgttggtcttaaaggtgcacttgactcccactttgttggtcttcagaccgacacggctgcccacttggatctaactgTAATTTTATGTTATATTCAACAGGTTTACTGCTGAACATGAGATTTAAATCCCACATTTATCCAAGCATTGGTTCCTGGTTTTacttcataatttttttttatagtgAACGGTGTGTTGGATTTTTCTTACTAACAGATGAATGCTCATGTGGGATGTAGTCATGTTCAGTGTGAGATGTACACAGGGGTTCTGCTAGAATGCTGGAGGAAAGCATAAGgaaagccaggttcaaatccccactcactGGATGACATTGGGTCTGTCAGTCTTGGaattacctacctcacagggatgttgtgctGAGTAAAATGGGTAGAATTTGAGCTATACTACCTTGAGTCCCTtgttatgggggtggggggagaataacAATGTAATTGATGAATGGGGGGGCTTTACTGGAAGGTTTGAAGGGAACAAAGGATGTGAGCCCTTGGAACATTTTCAAGCAAATGGCTTTCAGATGTGGACAAGTCTCTGACAACCACCTTAATCTGTGTGCAAGCATAAAACTCAGTTAGCCTGGACTTGTTCACTAAACTTCATGAAAAAGCAGCTTAAAGTTTCCCCTGTTCCACTGTGTTGAGTCAGAGTTACAGACCTAGATTATGAAAATGAGATCAGCAAACAGAAACTATTCTCCATTGAATAATATTCACACTTTGCAAGTTCCTGGTAAGTGCATATTGAGGGCAGGAAATGCTGGGAGATGCACAAACCTTGGATGAGGTTTAAATGAGCACTTAGAAATCCAAGGGAAAAGGGAAGGGAGTGTGCCCAGGTGAGGCAGTCATTGTGCTCGTGGGACTCTCCTAATGTGCCCAGTTGAGTTAGGCACTTCTCAAATTAAGAGTAGCTCCCCATGCCCAAAATATCTGCAAGGGATGAGAGGCACCAGCAGAATGAGGTGGGCACTAGTGGCCTGTTAAATCAGAGCAATGCCAAAACAGCAAATGCACTAAAGTGCATTTCTTTCTGTGCCAATCAGATTGGCTTTATTAAACACAGCATCATATGCAGATAATTGCAGCTGTCTGTACAAGGCTAATTAAATCCATGGTTAGCTTGTGCTTATCTTTAATAGGGGAATCATTATGGAACGGTACCAATATCTGCGCCGAGTCAGCTGAAATGAGAATTTGGCATGGCCTTCAAGAGCTTACTCAGGCATGCTGGAGACCTTCCCATGCTTTCAGTCTAACTTTTGCTTGTCTTGTGTTAGAAGAGATAGTGTTGACTCACAAACTTTGCCATCACTGCAGAATAAGCAATGGTCtgtattcccccaccccccatttatgACAATACTGAGGGCTGGAGATAAAACACCTGTTTTgcacttcttttctttcttctgcatcCTTTTTTTTACATCCCTACAAACCACCCAAACCTGTGCAATCTTGTGCCTTCCTTATACCAGACAAGGGTCCAAAGCACATGTCCATACTGCCTATAAAAGCCAGAGAGAAAGTcactcaacagaggctaggtagTTTGTTGGGAGGTTTTATCTCTTGCTCAACTCAGTATCAGGGACAACTTCTTAAGGTGTTTCATCTTGGTGTAAAGAACTGATCCATACTGAGTGGAATGGAGCTCATACAGGTTAATATTTCCTTGTAATCGTCCTGAATGAAATTGTTATTTGAATGGGCTACCAACAAGAATAAGCCAAACCAGCTGAGCTCCATTTGTCTGTCTTAATGACACCTGAAGAAATCCAGACTGGTTTGGAAGGGGCCCATGGCTTagcgatagagcatctgcttggcacacagaaggtcccaggttcaatccctggcaaatCCAGTTATAAGGAGGGTCAGATTCCTGTCTGCTTCCGCCCCTTGACACTCAAACCAAAACCTttcaattttatttggtaacttaGGAAGCCATCTaagcatgtctactcagaagtaaaccccattttattcagtggggtttgCTCCCAGGAAAACATTCTTAGGATTGCTGCCTTGGGCAAAGATTGTGTGTAGCAAGGTTGGTTTAAAGAATTCAGAAAAAGTAGTGGtgttttgctgggtttttttactAACCCAAAGTACCACATAAGTAGAGAATGAGCTTTTGAGTTCCTCTCTCTTATTGTACCTACAATCTCTTCTCTCACTGTAAGATAACTGATAACAGCTTTGCGTGAGTTGCTATCATTTATTGGATTAGCCATCTCTAATAGGATTCCGTTCACTTATTCATTTTCAAATATCAATATACCGTAAATGATGCCAGTATCGTATTTATCATGATGACAACAGCCAAGGGGAGGGAAGAAATGAATACAATGGCAACCTTTTAAATATTGCACAAATGGAAGAGATTCTGAAAATCTGAGGCACTGTGCCTCTTTTGTTTCCCACCCTAGCACAAGCCCCTAGTGCTGGAGTCTTTTATTAAGGCAACAGGCCCAAGAAAGAAACCAAGCAAGAGTCACATTAAGTTCTGTAGCTGTTCACTCAAGGAAAGACCACACAGCCTCTGTTCTCAATTCAGCACTGTGGTGAATACCCAGAAGCACAGGACATTTCCTCGGGAAGGCTtgcagctccaccccccccccctgctgctgcaACCTCTACACACCATCTACAGCCTATTCAGTCCTGCAGTTTTCCCAACCAGCCAAGAACACTGGTGCAGGTGTTTCCCTCTTCCTCTCGTGGTCTGCCAGAAGCAGCTACAGCCCCAGCCTCAAGAGAAGCAACAAACAGACATGACCCTCCACTGTGCCTTTGGAAAGTCTTTCATGTACTTTCAGGGCCTGGGAGGGGTCCTTACTGCTCACCACATTCTGGCATATTCCTTTCGGTTTCCTTATAGCCCCCGGTGATCCTCACAATGTTGAATTCAGAGATAATTTATCTGCCTGCCAAGATATACAAGTATATGGGAAGCCAAGAAACCTTTTCAAGCCCTTCTTTCCAGACACTCCTAGCTGTCTCAATCCACATTGCTGGCTGAGTGAACCCCACCCTGGGGAACAGGGCTCTGAAAGCATCCATTTGTGCTGTCCCCCACCCAAATACTTACCTTGCTTCCAGCTTTGGAGGCTTTTTGTACTCTTTCATTGACCAAAGCAAGGAGAATGTGGGAACCCTGGCCCAGACATCAGTCCCTATAGAAATACAAATAGATTTACAATCCACATCCTGTAGCTAGCTGTCCTTTCAATTTAAGGTGATTAGATTATCTCGAGGCCACCATTCACAAAGAATGTCAGAGACATGAATAAATCTTCCTCTGTTTAGCCATTATTTAGGATAAAAGCATTATTAATCCCTACCCCTTCCCAATCAATGACACACTctttttaatcctttgtagaGAATCCCCTTCCAAAACTGATTAGAGTATAGCTGGAAGATCAAAGTCTTACTAGCTGGTCCCAGAGAACAAAATGTACAGATCAAATAAGGCTAGTACTTTGGATAGGGTCAGGCCTATGTTGTCATGGATCTCCACAGGAGCAGACAGGAGAACACCTTCCAGTGGAAACAAGAAACAAAACAAGGAGGCAGTTCCAATCCCagcttcagtccccagcatctccaggtaaaaaggatctgaagcagcagatgtTGGAGAGGACCTTCGATCACCTAAGAAGGCCACTactggtcagagtagacaatattgagtaTGATGAACTATTGAGCTGACTTGGCAGAAGGCATATTCATTTACTCAGTGGTTGTTCTTTGAAGGGATCTGGTGATTTGAGGATCTGTACAATAGGTAGAGaatagcaatagaataattaacagacattctcatatTCTGACGtgctactgttttattggtttcccttGCTCATGCTacctacccagatcaaaggttttctcaatttgttaattttgctattctgccattggattttaactttgtaccgctttgcattctaaaccactgcccaccagctgtatgtagctctacccactgtacctcattcctcgtctgaagaagtgtgcatgcacacatgcttacattctgaataaaactttgttggtctcaaaggtgctactggactcctactttgttctactggttGTTTCCTGCCTATCATGCCATTGTTAAAAGGCAGAAAATGCCCTActgggcgggggaggggaatggCAGTCCAACCGAACAGTctggggtttgttttgtttttttatactATGTCTATTTGTCTCCCAGTTGaagaagttggtcttaaaggtgctataggactccagctttgttctgttgcttcagaccaacaaggctgatCACCTGGATCTCTCTCCTAGTTGGTACTTCCTGGTGGTTCAAGAAGTTTCCCTCACTGGTTCACTCACACATTGAGAGACAGATTTCTGAAATTCTGTATTATCTCCACTCTTATTTGTCTGCTTGCCTGAAAGAGTCGGTGATGTATTCTTTGAACATTACATCTTCTGTAACACCCCAAGATATTATTTGGCAGTCAGGATGTTCATTTGTAAGGCAGACCAAGGCTCCCAGGCCTTAGGCTCACTAGCTTCTCACTTAGCCTCACTAAGCCTCAGACTGTTCCACTTCTGACTAGCCTAACTTCTCCCCAGTGCCTGTTTTCCTTTAAAATTCATTCATGTGAGCcccctccaggggtggaattctagcaagagctcctttgcatattaggccacacaccctgatgtagccaatcctcccaagaacttccaagactcttttttgtaagctttcggaggattggctacatcagaggtgtgtggcctaatatgaaaaggagctcctggtagaattccacccctggcccccACTGAAGTGGTACAATCTAGGTTTAACTCCTcagtgagaactagagaggagcCTATAGAAAGCTGTCTTCTCTTGCTGATCTTCTGTGCTTTATTTATATAATAGGTGTCCATAAAGTAGGACAGAAATGGAACATCATTTTCAACCTTCCTGTTGCTCAAGGAGAGGAGCTGCAGTTGGCTGAGTTACGACTCCACGTCTCCAGGCCTGGGAGAAACTTTCCCTCGGCCAGTGATCCAGTCTGGGTAGACTTATTTCATCAGCAGGACACAAGTTGCCAAAATCATCACAACTGCCCACACATTGTCCACTTGGGCTCCTTTATGGTGCCCCCACCATTCCCTTCAAGCTGGATAGTCGTGGAAGTCACACAGCAGCTCTCCAAGTGGTTCACCGATAGCAGCTCAGTGAAGGAATCGTTTCAAAATGATCCAATAAAGTGGAACAACGAACACGGTCTCAGGAGAGTGACCAGCCTCTGTAGGTCTGCTGACAAAAaggcattcttggtgcttttctCCAGTTTTTccaaaggagggggagaaagtaGCAGCTCAACCTTGCTCCAAACAGCGACaagctcaaaatattttatacacaGGACTTCCAAAGACATCATACCCAACTGGGGCACAAAGAGACACAGGCGTCACAAGAAGCTCCTCAACTCATCTTTACCAAGCTCAGAAGAAGCTGAGTATGGAGGCCTGTGCCGCAGAGTCGACTTCCATGTAGATTTTGATCAGATAGGCTGGGGCTCTTGGGTTGTATACCCAAAGCAGTACAATGCCTTTCGCTGTGAGGGGAAATGTCCTGTCCCACTGGATGAGGGATTCCAGCCTACAAACAATGCCTACATACAGGTAAGAATGTCAAAATTAGCCTCtgcccaggactggatctacatattttttgaggaggagggacaaaataaaaaaatggcgcccccccttatgggccattctatcttatgttcccatagaatacaatggattccatacccaatttggcgtcccCCCTCCGTCaacgcccagggcaagcacccccctctgcccccagcctagatccagccctgcctctGCCAAATATAAAACGAAATGAATTGAACTCTCAGCTGCAACATTGCTGTGGCTGAAAGACAGAAAATACTTTTATACCTGCTATTTTCCCCCAAGGTAAATTGACAGGGCTACCTGCTTCAGCGCTGTATCTGGTTCATGTGCTTCAAATGAGGTCTGTACAACTTGGGACCCAGCAAagctaaattgttttaaaactccAAAACAAGTGTTACCGACTACTGCAGTCAGCGCAGATAAATATGTACAGGTAAATCAGCATAACCTATGATCTCTTTGTCTTAGTAGCTTCCCATTAAATCTCCAGGGGAAAACGGGTATTTGAAAAGAATATTCAGTCAACCCACCTATAGGAAAACACCACAGTGTTCTGAaacactctccctctctctccccctccatgTCTTCATTTTTTCCTTTGTACCAACCATCACCACTTCCTTGCCTTTTCTACTCAGCAGAGATAAAATCACACATTCCATCTTCCTCCTTCCTCAGAAAGTTAAGGCTGACGTGATAGAGGCCTCTGTTAGTAGATGCAGCTCTTATCCATCTGGTACTTGAGGGCAAATGTTCAACTTCTGTACATGAGCACTAAACACAg encodes the following:
- the NODAL gene encoding nodal homolog, whose protein sequence is MRPGSLLLLLLAGLGGPEAGRLRRCGSSPALPAYMRALYRGALPRADVVRSLRPHGVHKVGQKWNIIFNLPVAQGEELQLAELRLHVSRPGRNFPSASDPVWVDLFHQQDTSCQNHHNCPHIVHLGSFMVPPPFPSSWIVVEVTQQLSKWFTDSSSVKESFQNDPIKWNNEHGLRRVTSLCRSADKKAFLVLFSSFSKGGGESSSSTLLQTATSSKYFIHRTSKDIIPNWGTKRHRRHKKLLNSSLPSSEEAEYGGLCRRVDFHVDFDQIGWGSWVVYPKQYNAFRCEGKCPVPLDEGFQPTNNAYIQSLLKYFHPKRVPASCCVPVRLRPLSLLYYEEGKLSLSHHEDMIVEECGCH